TTGCCGTTACCACGCCAAGAAAAGCCTTTACTTTTGGCGGTTGCCGGCGAATCCACGCCATTACGGACTGAATCGGATTCTTCTCCGCCTTCATCGTTCGGACaagatctctttctctctctccctcgcTCAGATCAAATGTGTGATTAATGAATGATTATCACACAACTTCGTCTTCGTATTGAATTGGGGAATGAATGATCTGTAGAATTCTTAACGCAACCATACAATGGCAATGCCATTACTTTCGCGAGGAAGACACGTGGAAGCTGTTAGGTGAGAGACTGATAGTTTCTTGTTAACTTTGGCTTCGTCTCTTCTTGTCTGATGCATCTATCGTATTTATTACACTAAACCGGTTTGGTTTGAACGAAAGAATTTACAAAACCAGTTTAACTAATTTGGCACGTGTGATCGATCGTGTGGTGAAGAACGAGCCCATTAACGGCCCAATGAAGAGCGCGTGTGgctttaaaactttatatgcaccgaatctctcttttttttttctggtcttGCAACTTCTAATTCTTCTAACGGTCTTATATCTCTCTagaaaatctctctctctctctctacaatttttttcttcttcttcttaaaattcTTCTGTGAAGTGTGCTTCTTCAATTGGTAATTCGAATTTGGGTTTTTTGAGATGGTTGTGAAATCGGTTTCTGGAGATTCGTCGGAACGGGAAAACTGGGAAACGATTTTCAAGAGTTTGGTCAAGATTTTACAGACGAAACAGGACCAGCTTGAGTCGCTTCTCAAAGACAAGAAGATTCTTGAAAGTGAGATCAAGACTAATAACGAAAATTGGCTCTCTGATGTTCGAAATTACGAGGATCAACTCTCTCTGGTAAAAACCCCCTTTTTGATTCCTTGTTTCAGATAAAGTTAGgttttttagggtttcgcTCTCTCCTAAACAATTTTGAAGTGTAATGCTCTTAATTCCtctgaaattttcaattgttttcagatgatgaaagaaattgaaacgaCTAAGATGTTTCAGTTACTGGAGACCTATAAAAGCAATCTCTTGTGTGGCTTAAAGGAGAAAGATCGTTCTCTTTGCAATTTGAAACTAGGTGAGTGGCTTATTTGGTAACAGATTATAATAAAGTTTGTTCCTTTCGTTTTCTACAACATGTGAAGCTTCATGAAACCAATTTGGAAACTGCAGAGCATTCGCTGGATGAGTTAAAAGACTTCAAGGCTTGGTTTGATTTCCTCACTCTGAATACAAATGTAAGtgaaagtttcaatttttgtaagctcttctgtgttttcttgttttaggATCTCATACAATGCttgttggttttatataaaatgtgCAGGTGGAGAGTGTAAGTGGCAATTCAGAAGGTACGGCTATTAAGTCATTGGAagcaaaaatcagaaaactgAAACTTGAGTATGAGAAGCTTGCTTCTGAAAAGAAATGTGAGGTATCTGATCTTTTACGAGAAAACGGGTTTGCGTGGAATCAGTTCAAATGTATCGAGAGTGAATTCACTGATAAGTTAAAGAGGAAAGATGATGAGATCGTTCAAGCGAATACGAAAATTTCCAGTCTTATATCTTATCAAGAGCAGCTTCAGTCATCTAATCAAGAGAAGGATGAGACTATCTCAAGGTTAAAGGCTAAGATGGCTGAAATGGAGACCAATTCTACTAAGAAAGATGAGGAAATCTCAAAACTCACAAGGGATCTAGAGTCTGCAAAGAAGTCTCGTGGGTTCACACCGGTTTTAACTCGATGCACCAAACTTGAAAAGCGTAGCAATGGAAATACGGTGGGATCTCATATATCTACTAAGAAAGACAAGTCTgctgcatcaacaacaaatgaaaagGTATAGATTTGAATATGCTTGAGGTCTGTGTGTTTTTAAATTCTTAGGAGCCGAGAGAACAGAAGGattatatacattgtttaattaatttcgATCATCTTACAGCAGAAACATGTTGATTaacttttgaatcttttgatcAGGTAAGCAAAAGCTCAAAGAGGAAAAGAGCGAAGAACATGACACCGGTCTCGGTTTCAGAAGTCCCAAAGCTCTTCACTTCGACTTTTAGGCTTCCCAAGTTGAAGTCTCCATCTAATGGAGCCATATAAATTATTAGAGAATTTAGGTTATTGAAATCTGCATGTAACCTATTTGTATTTAGGATCAAGCCCCTGATGTATATCATGCAACTGACCAGTGACCACACCCATTAGCATCTAGTATAACTCTTACATTAGTTTCTTTAGGAAGCTCATATTGCATCTAGCAGCTGTGTTTATTTCCTCTGTATTATTGTGTCTTGAAGCttaaccaaagaagaaaacagcaaTGGCGGAACATCTGCCAATGCAACAAAGATTTCAAGCGGCtttgaagaagattttttttccggttttattttgtttatagcTGAGAATTCCCTCTTGTAtggatttgatattttgaataaGATCATTTGCTTCTTGGTATTGGTGTTGTATGTCGAATCACTGAGTGTGAAAGTGAGCTTTCTGCTTCGCACCAATTCAAATCCAACTTCGATTCTGTATACAACAAGTATGGCTTATTGCAGAAACGTTTCGTATTTAACCGGTTTCTTCTTTAAACCGCTAAATTTCGGTCCGGTTCAGTGGAATGATTTTGCTTTTGGGTTTAAACGACGCCGTCTCCAAGCCTCCTCTTATTTTTGGATTAGGGCACAATTGACGGAGGAACACAGCGGTTTCTCTTCTCAAATCTCTCacaaaaatttcatcaaaGGTTTCGACTTTTTTTGATTTGGTAGAAGAAGATGCCACCTTCGGAGGATGTGAAAGCTATGAAGATGAAAGAGGAGGCTGAGGAAGACAATAAGAGCTTGAGTTCCTTTGCGAAGAAGAAACCCACGAACGGTAACAATGCTGGTtcgaagaaattgaagaaagaagagaacgatgacgatgatgatgataacaaaCCTATCAAGTCATCTGTATCTGGGTCTCGAGCTAAGccagtgaagaagaaggaagagattgATAAAGACGATGAGAAGAAGCCTGTTTCTAAGAGGAATTCTTCTGTTGGTGTCTCAAAGgttcgatttttatttctttctctctctgtttgaGTATAAATATTGAGGATGGTAAAATATTTGATGAGGCATTGTTTTGATTATgagtctctctctttgtttataGGAGAATAAGAAaccagagaaagaagaagaagtaaagaaaaagagagaaagaaaagtatatGATTTGCCTGGTCAGAAGAGAGAGCAGCCTGATGAGGTATTTTTTTGCTGCTCTGTTTCTCTGCTttttagatttgttgttgaattcGTCTGAAgaatttcttttgttgattttgcaaTTCTGCAGAGAGATCCACTTAGGATTTTCTACGAGTCACTTTACAAACAAATTCCCACTAGCGACATGGCTCAGATTTGGTAAGCTCTTCTATTCCTTTCTCTGCCTTACATTGTTCTGCAACTTTAAAACACTTACActtaatgttttgtgtttggtaTGTATCTGATTATTTGTGTTTGATCACTCAATCTGCAAACTGAGTCCTACACCTTAAATTATTCTTTTGGGACTTGATGCATACTTGCGTTTGATTTTCGATGGTCTCTTGTGTTTTGCGACACGGTTTAAGCTAGTTCGCATAAATTTTGAACATCATAATTGGACTCACATTGTATGTAAGAAAGGGGAGTCCTTTCAAACCAGTCACTCAAAGCATTGATTATATGATCTGTGATGGTTATGTGTAATATTTGCTTTTAGATTGctttgtttatttgaaaacCCTTTTGTGGTTTTGATCACAGGTTGATGGAGTCTGGATTGCTTCCAGCcgaaaaagcaaagaaagtTCTTGAGAAGAAACTGCAAAAGGGTGGAAAATTAAGTTCTCCAGTAAAATCTGCTGCTTCTACTCCAAGAAGCAACTCCAAATCAGTGaccgtgaagaagaaggaagtacAAAAGTCGCCATCTGAAgctttgtcaaacaaaaagaagggAAATGATTCGAAACCAACcacgaagaagaggaagaagaactcTGATGATGACGACtcagatgatgattttttgGCTAGCAGAGTCTCTAAAAAGGCTAGAGCCAAGTAGGTTGAATTAAAAGACTGAAATCTCATTGTGTTATTTGTAATCGTTTCTTAGGGAGTCAATTTGTAGAATGCTTGAAAGGTGAATTCTTTAAGAGTAATGAGAGAGATGGCCAATTGTTTCTGATCTTATCGTGTACTTCTTTAGTTATTAAGCAAAGACTTAATCACGTTTGGTTTAGAGCATGATAGTTACTCTTCGTCCATGTCACTACTTTGTAACCTCGTCATTCTGACTAGCGAAAAAGCCGTTGAACTGATCTTTGAGGCACTTTTCCTTGGAGCTTTAGTCTTCGATATGACTCTCTGATATGGCAAGGTCTAATAGGTCCTGATTCCTTCCTTTCCCTCATAACAACTCGAGCTGTTTCCACAAGGTCGCCAACAAACATCTTTGCGATACCACGCACAACGATGTTCATAGTGTCGTCCATCTTCGGACCCCCTGTGATTCTCTGTACCAACTTCTCCATGTCTGATTTCTTAAAACCAGATCTTCTGAAAGATTCATATCTGCTCATTTGTTCCTCTGTAAATTGTGATAAAATCTTCTGCATCTTGTTGGCTCTAGTCACAGGATCAGCACCAGTTATGTTTTTGGTGAACTCAACTTCATCTTTGTTCTTCGCTTCAGCAACAACGGACGTTTTACATTTCTTCACAGCTCTCTCATCTCCTTCAAGAGTCTGCTCGGTTTCAACAGGTGATTCCTCTTGCTCCTCCATTGCTGCTTCAAACGGATCCTTCGAATGCTTCATTCTTAATAAAACCTTAACGAAAATCACATATCTTTGGATCTTAAAACTCCAAAATTCagccaatttttttgttgcacATCCGACCACACTAGAAAAAATCCGACATGAACATGAactcaaagaaatcaattttttgtaCTTGTAATTACAAGTACCTTGGCACTGGCTGATCTTTCAGACAATTGCAGTTACAAGTAACCCGCTCGTTGCTACTAGCAAAACAACAAGACCTTGCGTTAAAGGCCATTTATTGTCAAGCCTATTTTTTAAGAAGCCCAAATGTAAAAGTCGGTGGGAAATGAAGTATCTTTATTTATAGAGGCAAAAGTTTAGCTTCCTTTATACTAATTTACTCGATGTGGGACAATTGAGAGAAgtgtaaaatttatatactaCACAGTAGCTTGAGAAGCAAGGACGTATTATCTCAAATGGAAAATACAAGACACCCAAAATAAATGGAAACTTCAAACTTTCTTTGAACAAAttactcaaacaaaaaacacatttaaacaaatttcccattttttcaatgtttttcaatcaaatttaaatagaGAGATTTCCAAGAGTCGTTTCCTTGTCTTTTAagtaaaatgtttgatttggtGGATCAAGTCTCATAATCtccctcctcttcttcttcaacatcatACTCACCTTCCTCATCAGCAGTAGCATCTTGGTACTGTTGGTATTCAGCGACCAAATCATTCATATTGCTCTCAGCTTCCGTAAACTCCATTTCGTCCATTCCTTCTCCTGTGTACCAATGCAGAAACGCTTTACGCCTAAACATAGCCGTGAACTGCTCACTCACTCTCCTGAACATTTCTTGAATCGACGTCGAGTTACCCACAAACGTCGCCGCCATTTTGAGCCCCTTTGGTGGGATATCACAAACGCTGGATTTCACGTTGTTTGGGATCCACTCAACGAAGTAAGACGAGTTCTTGTTCTGTATGTTTAGGATTTGCTCGTCGACTTCTTTTGTGCTCATCTGTCCTCTGAAAATAGCAGAGGCTGTGAGGTAACGTCCGTGACGTGGATCAGCTGCACACATCATGTTTTTGGAGTCCCACATTTGTTGAGTCAGCTCAGGAACGGTGAGTGAGATGTATTGTTGCGAGCCACGGGAAGTGAGGGGCGCAAAACCCACCATGAAGAAATGGAGACGAGGGAATGGGATTAGGTTCACCGCGAGTTTCCTGAGGTCAGAGTTTAGTTGTCCGGGGAACCTTAAGGAGCAAGTCACACCGCTCATTGTTGCGGAGATCAAATGGTTCAAGTCTCCAACTACATCATCATGCAATGTATCAGAATTAGttttaaatacattttggGTTAATGGAGGATAAGAATTGGGTGTACTTACAGCTAGGAGTGCTGAGTTTGAGGGTACGGAAGCAGATATCGTAGAGAGCTTCATTGTCGAGGACCATGCATTCATCAGCGTTCTCTACAAGCTGATGGACAGAGAGAGTTGCATTGTAAGGCTCAACGACTGTGTCAGAGACTTTAGGAGAtgggaaaacagagaaagtgaGCATCATTCTGTCTGGATACTCCTCTCGGATCTTCGATATCAATAGTGTTCCCATTCCTGAACCTGTGCCTCCTCCCAACGAATGGCACACCTGAAACCCTGTAAAATAATGCAGCCCCATGATTCACATAGTATTGGTTCCATCGATGAGACGAAAAAGTGTTCATATATAGTCAAGCAAACATCTTGTTACTAGTCCTTGCTAACTAAATCAACTATAATGTTTATGTGAATCTACAATGctttaaaacaataatcaaTGAATCTACAATATGcgttaaaaaatatttctccCCAATAATAACAATGCACACTAGTAGTCATAGACTCATAGTTATAATTGAAGTTAAATAATCAATGTATAAAACGAATCACGTGAGACCTGACCAAAAGTAACTAAAAAAACGAATCACGTGAGATTGTTGTTTGGGCTCCACAAGCATTATCTATAAACTCTAAAGGcaaaagagatttttattaactttttacTACAAAATTCCAAGAAATCTATATGATGTAGTAGGACCACTCCATCTTTTATCCCGTAATCACGGTGccttgaaaatgttttgatcACGACATCACAATGATATAATATCTTATCTCTGAAGCTttaatatgaagaaaaaaacttgacaaaaaaatatctcaataCTATACAAAACAGCTTGGCCCTACCAATAATAAGTGCTAACATCCCACTCCACAGAAAACAGCACTTGCATTTCAATTATTTCGTTGCTGTCTTGCAATTACATTAAATAAGACGATTTGATTGATCGTATTACTGAATAAGAACCCACATGCACTGATGCACACCAATAATAGATAAACAAGATcatcaaagtaaaaaaaaaaagaataaaaaaaacatactatAGTACACTTACTAAACCGTGACctaattttactaattatgtaGATAGATATCATACTATATTACAAGAAGAGATCTATGGTGATAAACGATTATCGATACGGTGACGTCAGACAAATTACGAATGAAATGATTATTGAATCAAACTAAATCCAGTAAATATACGAATTATGATGCACGACATCAAACACTATAGAAAATTTGCGTATAATggaaaattcagaaaaagatatatatagtacCTTGAAGGCAATCGCAGTTCTCA
This sequence is a window from Arabidopsis thaliana chromosome 1 sequence. Protein-coding genes within it:
- the TUB5 gene encoding tubulin beta-5 chain (tubulin beta-5 chain (TUB5); FUNCTIONS IN: structural constituent of cytoskeleton; INVOLVED IN: microtubule-based process; LOCATED IN: tubulin complex, cell wall, plasma membrane, chloroplast, membrane; EXPRESSED IN: 24 plant structures; EXPRESSED DURING: 13 growth stages; CONTAINS InterPro DOMAIN/s: Beta tubulin (InterPro:IPR002453), Tubulin (InterPro:IPR000217), Tubulin/FtsZ, GTPase domain (InterPro:IPR003008), Tubulin/FtsZ, N-terminal (InterPro:IPR019746), Tubulin/FtsZ, C-terminal (InterPro:IPR008280), Beta tubulin, autoregulation binding site (InterPro:IPR013838), Tubulin, conserved site (InterPro:IPR017975), Tubulin/FtsZ, 2-layer sandwich domain (InterPro:IPR018316); BEST Arabidopsis thaliana protein match is: tubulin beta-1 chain (TAIR:AT1G75780.1); Has 23676 Blast hits to 23579 proteins in 4895 species: Archae - 37; Bacteria - 47; Metazoa - 4468; Fungi - 14216; Plants - 1551; Viruses - 0; Other Eukaryotes - 3357 (source: NCBI BLink).): MREILHIQGGQCGNQIGSKFWEVICDEHGIDSTGRYSGDTADLQLERINVYYNEASGGRYVPRAVLMDLEPGTMDSIRSGPFGQIFRPDNFVFGQSGAGNNWAKGHYTEGAELIDAVLDVVRKEAENCDCLQGFQVCHSLGGGTGSGMGTLLISKIREEYPDRMMLTFSVFPSPKVSDTVVEPYNATLSVHQLVENADECMVLDNEALYDICFRTLKLSTPSFGDLNHLISATMSGVTCSLRFPGQLNSDLRKLAVNLIPFPRLHFFMVGFAPLTSRGSQQYISLTVPELTQQMWDSKNMMCAADPRHGRYLTASAIFRGQMSTKEVDEQILNIQNKNSSYFVEWIPNNVKSSVCDIPPKGLKMAATFVGNSTSIQEMFRRVSEQFTAMFRRKAFLHWYTGEGMDEMEFTEAESNMNDLVAEYQQYQDATADEEGEYDVEEEEEGDYET
- the TAF11b gene encoding TBP-associated factor 11B (TBP-associated factor 11B (TAF11b); FUNCTIONS IN: RNA polymerase II transcription factor activity, transcription initiation factor activity, DNA binding; INVOLVED IN: transcription initiation from RNA polymerase II promoter, transcription; LOCATED IN: nucleus; EXPRESSED IN: root, inflorescence, leaf; CONTAINS InterPro DOMAIN/s: TAFII28-like protein (InterPro:IPR006809), Histone-fold (InterPro:IPR009072); BEST Arabidopsis thaliana protein match is: TBP-associated factor 11 (TAIR:AT4G20280.1); Has 325 Blast hits to 325 proteins in 122 species: Archae - 0; Bacteria - 0; Metazoa - 187; Fungi - 66; Plants - 51; Viruses - 0; Other Eukaryotes - 21 (source: NCBI BLink).), yielding MAFNARSCCFASSNERVTCNCNCLKDQPVPRMKHSKDPFEAAMEEQEESPVETEQTLEGDERAVKKCKTSVVAEAKNKDEVEFTKNITGADPVTRANKMQKILSQFTEEQMSRYESFRRSGFKKSDMEKLVQRITGGPKMDDTMNIVVRGIAKMFVGDLVETARVVMRERKESGPIRPCHIRESYRRLKLQGKVPQRSVQRLFR
- a CDS encoding nucleolin (unknown protein; FUNCTIONS IN: molecular_function unknown; INVOLVED IN: biological_process unknown; LOCATED IN: cellular_component unknown; EXPRESSED IN: cultured cell; BEST Arabidopsis thaliana protein match is: unknown protein (TAIR:AT5G11600.1); Has 11256 Blast hits to 7192 proteins in 541 species: Archae - 6; Bacteria - 629; Metazoa - 4714; Fungi - 936; Plants - 545; Viruses - 34; Other Eukaryotes - 4392 (source: NCBI BLink).): MPPSEDVKAMKMKEEAEEDNKSLSSFAKKKPTNGNNAGSKKLKKEENDDDDDDNKPIKSSVSGSRAKPVKKKEEIDKDDEKKPVSKRNSSVGVSKENKKPEKEEEVKKKRERKVYDLPGQKREQPDERDPLRIFYESLYKQIPTSDMAQIWLMESGLLPAEKAKKVLEKKLQKGGKLSSPVKSAASTPRSNSKSVTVKKKEVQKSPSEALSNKKKGNDSKPTTKKRKKNSDDDDSDDDFLASRVSKKARAK
- a CDS encoding cytomatrix protein-like protein (cytomatrix protein-related; Has 8598 Blast hits to 6353 proteins in 629 species: Archae - 108; Bacteria - 984; Metazoa - 3794; Fungi - 795; Plants - 240; Viruses - 29; Other Eukaryotes - 2648 (source: NCBI BLink).), with amino-acid sequence MVVKSVSGDSSERENWETIFKSLVKILQTKQDQLESLLKDKKILESEIKTNNENWLSDVRNYEDQLSLMMKEIETTKMFQLLETYKSNLLCGLKEKDRSLCNLKLEHSLDELKDFKAWFDFLTLNTNVESVSGNSEGTAIKSLEAKIRKLKLEYEKLASEKKCEVSDLLRENGFAWNQFKCIESEFTDKLKRKDDEIVQANTKISSLISYQEQLQSSNQEKDETISRLKAKMAEMETNSTKKDEEISKLTRDLESAKKSRGFTPVLTRCTKLEKRSNGNTVGSHISTKKDKSAASTTNEKVSKSSKRKRAKNMTPVSVSEVPKLFTSTFRLPKLKSPSNGAI